In Mycolicibacterium alvei, a single window of DNA contains:
- a CDS encoding tyrosine-type recombinase/integrase → MVVSRESSPKSPAPVATTEASADPLPVWFVEFLNDRQTRKPSAHTMKAYRQDFVAIATLATGGDPARLAVSDITKESMRAVFAAYARDHEAASIRRCWSTWNVLCTFLFTSELLTANPMALVGRPKLARSLPKALPHTAVGALLQAVADGADSKRQTDWAERDLAIILTSLLAGLRAEELRQADVGDVRTVDDGAGIIHVKGKGGKDRSVPVEADLLRVIEAYLDSRATRFPDTVKGQARPTVGGLSRWPARSPLFVGRDGQRITRGTVQSRIKRAFKLAGPDAQPVPGAMVHGLRHTFATELANANVSVYTLMKLLGHESMTTSQRYVTAAGTETRTAAAQNRMYELAADVAAVCPVPGI, encoded by the coding sequence ATGGTCGTCAGCCGCGAATCCTCGCCTAAGTCGCCTGCCCCTGTAGCGACGACTGAGGCATCTGCCGATCCGCTTCCGGTCTGGTTTGTTGAGTTCCTCAATGATCGGCAGACCCGCAAACCATCCGCACACACGATGAAGGCGTACCGCCAGGACTTCGTTGCGATCGCCACGCTGGCCACCGGCGGCGATCCAGCTCGACTCGCCGTATCTGACATAACGAAAGAATCGATGCGTGCCGTGTTCGCCGCCTATGCGCGCGACCATGAAGCCGCTTCGATCCGGCGATGCTGGTCCACCTGGAATGTGCTGTGCACATTCCTGTTCACTTCTGAACTGCTGACTGCGAATCCCATGGCGTTGGTCGGTCGACCAAAACTCGCGCGGTCGCTACCCAAGGCGCTCCCCCACACCGCCGTCGGCGCGTTGCTGCAAGCTGTCGCAGATGGCGCGGACTCGAAACGTCAAACAGATTGGGCAGAAAGGGATCTCGCGATAATCCTCACGTCGTTGTTGGCAGGCTTGCGGGCAGAGGAACTGCGCCAGGCCGATGTCGGCGACGTGCGCACCGTCGACGACGGTGCCGGGATCATCCACGTGAAAGGCAAGGGCGGCAAGGATCGGTCGGTACCGGTAGAAGCCGACTTGTTGAGAGTGATCGAAGCCTATCTCGACAGCAGGGCGACGCGATTCCCTGACACCGTCAAAGGTCAGGCTAGACCCACGGTCGGCGGTCTTTCTCGGTGGCCGGCACGTTCACCTCTTTTTGTTGGGCGAGACGGCCAGCGCATCACACGGGGAACGGTGCAGTCACGCATCAAGCGTGCTTTCAAGCTTGCCGGTCCCGATGCCCAGCCGGTACCCGGGGCGATGGTGCACGGGTTGCGACATACTTTCGCCACCGAATTGGCCAACGCAAATGTCAGCGTCTACACATTGATGAAGCTGCTGGGCCACGAATCAATGACCACATCCCAGCGCTACGTCACTGCCGCAGGAACCGAAACGCGCACAGCTGCAGCACAAAACCGCATGTATGAACTCGCTGCCGACGTTGCGGCAGTATGCCCTGTCCCCGGCATCTGA
- a CDS encoding WXG100 family type VII secretion target — translation MPQVSKAQPSSSQGLRVDPDDLSDSANRIDRLVTDLKSSHESAHGRMEAAQAGQVGRSGVALKGLVTKWRSDSTALVEQLTKHGQAFRSAATAYRETDARAACTIKTAGNEANPVSQL, via the coding sequence ATGCCGCAGGTTTCGAAGGCTCAGCCTTCGTCTTCTCAGGGGCTGAGGGTTGATCCGGATGATCTTTCGGACTCAGCTAACCGGATCGACCGTTTGGTCACTGATCTGAAGTCCAGCCACGAATCGGCGCATGGCCGCATGGAAGCCGCGCAGGCCGGTCAGGTGGGGCGTTCGGGGGTCGCGTTAAAAGGTCTGGTCACGAAGTGGCGGTCCGACAGCACTGCGTTGGTCGAGCAGCTGACCAAGCATGGTCAGGCATTCCGGTCGGCAGCTACGGCCTACCGGGAGACAGATGCTCGTGCAGCCTGCACCATCAAGACTGCTGGCAACGAGGCCAACCCTGTCTCCCAGCTGTGA
- a CDS encoding alpha/beta hydrolase, whose product MSLTIADIDRWSAGDVREVFHAAQSRADAAREANDGIARLPAFEQWGGDASDAARRANEQQRRDLDKHGNESIAVARAADQAASGIEAVQNRLANLRAKAEKLGMALNPATNSFDRAPGSTINGSQMITALLELQPELNAVLADANAVDQRLTDAIKMATGESPIPDAPHDNRPEIQEALSKPLPQDPQAFNDLWEQLTPEEKEWLYQRDHFVGNSDGMPFDERNGFNVRHLGELEHANKAELDRLRAQHPDWAAGNYPTNKGRSEWKRWKAEWDNANKSQTEYGQVRQALDSSKDGLPRFLGVLDDKGHAAVSINNPDEAKRNATFVPGTGQDVSRLEYSTEKSKAMYEATMSADRSLRPGDVSVTTWMDYDRPMNVFQAGSTSPAHDGAAALEGFQGGMRASHDDMSAGGPSTNTVIGHSYGSTLMGAAGLDGFLDANNVVAVGSPGVLAGHAGDLNLPSDSNVFATRAQNDIIGSVTGLTLGPDPMMSKFGGIPFEASPGKPWPFGLPSVEAHSSYWDNASNPALINMGRIIAGRTDVTPPTFNP is encoded by the coding sequence GTGTCCCTGACAATCGCTGATATTGATCGTTGGAGTGCTGGCGATGTCCGGGAAGTGTTCCACGCTGCGCAAAGCCGCGCCGACGCTGCTCGTGAGGCGAACGATGGCATTGCACGCCTCCCTGCGTTTGAGCAGTGGGGCGGCGACGCGTCTGACGCCGCCCGTAGGGCGAACGAGCAGCAGCGCAGAGATCTCGACAAGCATGGCAATGAGTCGATCGCAGTAGCGCGTGCCGCGGATCAGGCCGCCAGCGGTATTGAGGCGGTCCAGAATAGGTTGGCCAACCTGCGCGCTAAGGCCGAAAAGCTGGGGATGGCACTAAACCCGGCGACCAACTCGTTCGACCGTGCGCCTGGGTCTACGATCAACGGCTCGCAGATGATCACGGCGCTGTTGGAGCTCCAACCCGAGCTCAACGCAGTGCTGGCCGATGCCAACGCAGTCGATCAGCGATTGACCGATGCGATCAAGATGGCTACCGGCGAGTCGCCGATTCCCGATGCGCCCCATGACAATCGGCCGGAAATACAAGAGGCGCTGTCCAAGCCGCTGCCCCAAGATCCTCAAGCGTTCAATGACCTGTGGGAGCAGCTGACCCCCGAGGAAAAGGAGTGGCTTTACCAACGGGATCATTTCGTGGGCAACAGTGACGGAATGCCGTTTGATGAACGCAACGGATTCAACGTACGGCATCTGGGCGAATTGGAGCATGCGAATAAGGCGGAGCTCGATCGTCTGCGCGCTCAACATCCAGACTGGGCGGCCGGCAACTACCCGACCAACAAGGGAAGGTCAGAGTGGAAGCGATGGAAAGCCGAGTGGGACAACGCGAATAAGTCGCAGACTGAGTACGGCCAGGTGCGGCAGGCGCTCGATTCGAGCAAAGATGGGCTCCCTAGGTTCCTCGGCGTCCTCGACGACAAGGGCCACGCCGCTGTATCCATCAACAACCCGGACGAGGCGAAACGCAACGCCACCTTCGTGCCGGGGACCGGTCAAGACGTATCCCGTCTGGAGTACAGCACAGAGAAGTCCAAAGCGATGTATGAGGCGACGATGAGCGCGGACCGGTCGCTGCGGCCCGGTGACGTATCGGTAACTACGTGGATGGACTATGACCGGCCGATGAATGTCTTTCAGGCAGGATCTACCAGCCCCGCCCACGACGGGGCTGCTGCACTTGAGGGCTTCCAGGGTGGCATGCGTGCCTCCCACGATGACATGTCGGCGGGTGGTCCCTCCACAAACACAGTCATTGGGCACAGCTACGGGTCAACTTTGATGGGTGCGGCCGGTCTTGACGGGTTCTTGGATGCCAACAACGTTGTTGCCGTGGGCAGCCCGGGAGTACTTGCCGGACATGCAGGAGATCTCAACCTGCCCTCAGATTCGAACGTGTTCGCAACCCGTGCTCAGAACGACATCATCGGATCAGTCACAGGGTTGACGCTTGGACCCGATCCGATGATGAGCAAGTTCGGCGGAATCCCGTTCGAGGCATCTCCCGGCAAACCTTGGCCATTCGGCTTGCCTTCCGTTGAGGCGCACAGCAGCTACTGGGACAACGCGAGCAATCCGGCCTTGATCAATATGGGCCGTATCATCGCCGGCAGAACCGACGTCACTCCACCAACATTCAACCCCTGA
- a CDS encoding helix-turn-helix domain-containing protein, producing MARGVREKGGFDGSRLMAVRKDLGWTRAELARRLNTGWDVVLQWETGQCQPRPRSVPTIAAAVGVAVADLYGTAEGAETLAERRVVAGLNQTDVAKVLGVNRATISQWERGSRPVPDKYRHAYHRLLGLVDGDDANPSSSTDEESGSASTDVPTGRPAPASRLSRESTTQVAHLIVISDLEFSDDKFVAPGNHPKNWRVYSPQGVGVNKTITDLDQLMEEAATQLARRGYSQLCIHSEQRVIIDDEPVRVVRVQTSPPSDARLHQSRVFLSHFTPDFYFQGIGEDLQEKAEIRKEFERIFPGSVTGETLFVVAEPTDSYGWLQDQTLPYTPYTIVCYRPATNRPFFAAIHYDHASVNTNVGLVPLDDLGITRNTTISEIADRLDRHFQK from the coding sequence GTGGCGCGAGGCGTACGTGAGAAGGGCGGCTTCGACGGCTCGCGCCTGATGGCGGTCCGGAAAGACCTGGGGTGGACGCGCGCTGAGTTAGCGAGGCGGTTGAACACCGGATGGGACGTGGTCTTGCAGTGGGAGACTGGCCAATGCCAACCCAGACCACGAAGCGTCCCTACGATCGCCGCAGCCGTCGGGGTCGCGGTCGCCGACCTCTACGGCACTGCCGAGGGCGCCGAGACTCTCGCTGAACGGCGAGTGGTCGCAGGGCTCAATCAAACCGACGTCGCCAAGGTGTTAGGGGTCAACCGGGCGACCATCTCGCAGTGGGAACGCGGTTCGCGGCCCGTACCCGACAAGTACCGCCACGCGTACCACCGCCTCCTGGGCCTGGTCGACGGCGACGACGCGAACCCGAGCTCGAGCACTGACGAAGAATCTGGATCGGCCTCCACAGACGTGCCCACAGGTCGCCCGGCGCCGGCTAGCAGACTCAGCCGTGAATCCACGACTCAGGTGGCGCACCTCATCGTCATCAGCGATCTCGAGTTTTCCGACGACAAGTTCGTCGCCCCGGGCAATCACCCCAAGAATTGGCGCGTCTATTCGCCCCAGGGGGTAGGGGTAAACAAGACGATTACCGATCTCGACCAGCTGATGGAGGAAGCAGCCACCCAATTGGCCCGGCGTGGCTATAGCCAACTGTGTATCCATAGTGAGCAGCGCGTCATCATCGACGATGAGCCGGTCCGAGTCGTTCGTGTTCAAACCAGTCCGCCGAGCGACGCCCGGCTGCACCAGAGTCGAGTCTTCCTCTCCCACTTCACCCCTGACTTCTACTTCCAAGGAATCGGTGAGGATCTTCAGGAGAAGGCAGAAATCAGGAAGGAATTCGAACGGATCTTTCCCGGATCGGTGACCGGGGAGACGTTGTTCGTGGTGGCCGAACCGACTGATTCGTACGGTTGGCTTCAAGACCAGACACTTCCGTACACTCCTTACACGATTGTGTGCTACCGGCCTGCCACCAATCGACCATTTTTCGCCGCCATCCACTACGACCACGCCAGCGTGAACACGAATGTAGGACTGGTGCCATTGGATGATCTGGGGATCACACGCAACACCACGATCAGTGAGATTGCCGATCGGCTCGATCGTCACTTTCAAAAGTAG
- a CDS encoding TnsA-like heteromeric transposase endonuclease subunit encodes MTTHRSKKPAALPVNDAPYTKILYVDPDTGRRVRSRIVAEVGQVRFEASAPIRVFPAYRGRRSHQGRYWFSRSSSHVHFESRFEMTALMVLDFQGEAIAVSSNPFWLLWPRGAKPVRHAPDFFVRRRDGSVLIVDVKPAERITDKDREQHDLTRQCCTEIGWEYEEFTSITTPVERNLRVLSGYHHPRFAPAESARTLIVSRVREAGDHGVRLAALIDAAGAATGLPDDQLLCAVYHMLWTAQLHIDLNHLLAWNAVVRS; translated from the coding sequence ATGACCACGCACCGATCCAAAAAGCCGGCAGCGCTACCCGTCAACGATGCGCCATACACGAAAATCTTGTACGTCGATCCCGATACGGGTCGACGGGTTCGGTCTCGCATCGTCGCCGAGGTCGGCCAGGTCCGCTTCGAAGCATCAGCCCCGATCCGAGTCTTCCCCGCCTACCGCGGCAGACGCTCTCATCAAGGCCGGTACTGGTTTTCGCGATCGTCCTCGCACGTGCATTTCGAATCTCGATTCGAGATGACGGCGCTGATGGTGCTCGATTTTCAGGGTGAGGCGATCGCGGTCAGCTCCAATCCGTTCTGGTTGTTGTGGCCGCGGGGCGCCAAACCGGTGCGCCACGCACCGGACTTCTTCGTGCGCCGCCGCGATGGCTCGGTCCTTATCGTCGATGTCAAACCTGCCGAGCGCATCACCGACAAAGACCGCGAGCAACACGACCTCACACGACAGTGTTGCACTGAAATCGGCTGGGAATACGAGGAGTTCACTTCGATCACCACTCCGGTGGAGCGCAATCTTCGCGTGCTGTCGGGATACCATCATCCGCGGTTCGCTCCCGCCGAGAGTGCTCGCACGCTGATCGTGTCACGGGTGCGGGAGGCCGGAGACCACGGTGTGCGACTGGCCGCCCTGATCGATGCCGCCGGTGCTGCCACCGGCCTACCCGACGATCAGCTGCTGTGCGCGGTCTATCACATGTTGTGGACCGCGCAGCTGCACATCGACCTCAACCATCTGCTCGCGTGGAACGCGGTGGTGCGATCATGA
- a CDS encoding Mu transposase C-terminal domain-containing protein, whose translation MIEIKVGDLIEFRCQTWQIRDRDAVALQLKCLDDGSELTLPTAMVTSDDTFVGPDAGGPSVADQRLLDLASPQRRADAEFWYGHMFEVKYGISLQDRGILAPVEPTSTVAARLSDKRRQLRDLGITVSMATMWRKWSGFNRRGVVGCMDLRGTPGHVRLSGFDQRIEIVLDAVRTHFIDKSTPTKKQVIEIAKHRLTDDGIEMPKKTSMYKLLDRLDRGEHITGDATARRSHANSPDRAFSKIVALFPGEEVQVDSTPLDAMVLMADGHPGTVDLAAGIDVATGTVLCPILRVNACKTVDVMEVWANSAVPQQKVPGWKENMAIARSYLPDVMASEEDLDAALADKPLIDVRGLVVDRGKIFVSDTFLRAAEARGVNYRLAPPYTPTAKPHIERLLKTIADDFVRWIPGYKGRSVNHRGRHPEKDAVWPLPLLQALLDQWVIMVYQYRRHVGPQTAFAPRMQLSPNAIYRALSQSAPTPVRILTREEWICLHPCAFRRINRYGINFKNLTYNDDSPEFHRLRRRKSPNKKKNGQWEVRYDPNNLLQIWVHDESLDYDEDGHQTVKDNGWIECRWVLAKFVSVPFGVDILRAIKDDLGNNISDKQVLERAEHIHRQLLGGPPEPRRRPLTRTETVAARANLARQELRAGPPEPDPQLESDQAEAAAETITPPAASRVEPMRPMRLSEGW comes from the coding sequence ATGATCGAAATTAAGGTCGGCGACCTCATCGAATTCCGCTGCCAGACATGGCAGATACGGGACCGAGATGCTGTGGCGCTGCAACTGAAATGTCTCGATGACGGTAGCGAACTCACCCTGCCAACCGCGATGGTGACCTCCGACGACACTTTCGTTGGACCCGATGCTGGTGGTCCCAGCGTGGCTGATCAGCGTCTGCTTGACCTGGCGTCACCGCAACGCCGCGCCGACGCCGAATTCTGGTACGGGCACATGTTCGAAGTGAAATACGGAATATCCCTGCAAGACCGAGGCATCCTCGCCCCAGTCGAGCCGACATCGACCGTCGCCGCGCGACTATCGGATAAGCGCCGACAGCTGCGCGACCTCGGTATCACGGTGTCGATGGCGACCATGTGGCGCAAATGGAGCGGATTCAATAGGCGCGGCGTCGTGGGCTGCATGGATCTGCGCGGAACGCCCGGCCACGTGCGGTTATCCGGCTTCGACCAGCGGATCGAGATAGTCCTCGACGCGGTCCGTACCCACTTCATCGACAAGTCAACTCCGACAAAGAAACAGGTCATCGAAATCGCAAAACATCGCCTCACCGACGATGGCATTGAGATGCCGAAAAAGACCTCCATGTACAAACTGCTCGATAGGCTTGACCGTGGCGAGCACATTACCGGCGATGCCACCGCACGGCGCAGCCACGCCAACAGCCCAGACCGCGCCTTCAGCAAGATTGTCGCCCTGTTCCCGGGCGAGGAAGTCCAGGTCGACTCCACTCCCCTCGACGCCATGGTGCTCATGGCCGACGGCCATCCCGGCACCGTGGATCTGGCCGCGGGCATCGATGTCGCCACAGGCACCGTGCTGTGCCCGATACTGCGGGTGAACGCTTGCAAGACCGTCGACGTCATGGAGGTCTGGGCCAATTCGGCAGTACCGCAACAGAAGGTACCGGGCTGGAAAGAAAATATGGCGATCGCACGCAGCTATCTACCCGACGTGATGGCTTCGGAGGAGGACCTCGATGCTGCGCTGGCGGACAAGCCGCTCATCGATGTGCGTGGCCTGGTCGTTGACCGCGGCAAGATCTTCGTCTCGGATACGTTCCTACGCGCTGCAGAAGCCCGCGGTGTCAATTATCGTCTGGCACCCCCATACACGCCGACAGCGAAACCACACATCGAGCGACTGCTGAAAACCATTGCCGACGACTTCGTCAGATGGATTCCCGGCTACAAGGGACGCTCGGTGAACCATCGTGGCCGCCACCCGGAGAAGGATGCGGTATGGCCGCTTCCGCTGCTGCAGGCGCTGTTAGACCAGTGGGTCATCATGGTCTACCAGTACCGTCGACACGTCGGCCCACAGACAGCGTTCGCACCCCGAATGCAGCTGTCCCCCAACGCCATATATCGCGCGTTGTCGCAGTCAGCACCGACACCGGTTCGGATACTGACCCGCGAGGAGTGGATCTGCCTGCACCCATGCGCATTCAGACGAATCAATCGATACGGAATCAACTTCAAGAACTTGACGTACAACGACGATTCGCCGGAGTTTCACCGTCTGCGCCGACGCAAGTCGCCCAACAAGAAGAAGAACGGACAGTGGGAGGTGCGTTACGACCCCAACAACCTGTTGCAGATCTGGGTGCATGATGAGTCACTGGACTACGACGAGGACGGTCACCAGACCGTCAAAGACAACGGGTGGATCGAATGCCGTTGGGTTCTCGCGAAATTTGTGTCAGTCCCGTTCGGTGTCGACATCCTTCGCGCCATAAAAGACGATCTAGGAAACAACATCAGCGACAAGCAGGTTCTCGAGCGCGCCGAGCATATCCACCGTCAACTCCTCGGCGGCCCTCCAGAACCCCGACGCCGGCCCCTGACCCGCACCGAAACCGTCGCGGCCCGAGCCAACCTGGCACGCCAAGAGCTACGTGCCGGTCCCCCGGAACCAGACCCGCAACTTGAGTCAGATCAAGCTGAGGCGGCTGCGGAAACGATCACGCCCCCTGCGGCCAGTCGTGTAGAACCGATGCGCCCCATGCGCTTGTCGGAAGGGTGGTGA
- a CDS encoding TniB family NTP-binding protein: protein MASPTTRDEWREYCMYEPTPDSQRPRLTIDEIKALSPSARDVYNERRIDYLNEERVFPTRDLNRILKHSHRLLRRSRVEKWVARPGIRVSGKPRTGKTTDVMAAGKRLDAELRRASGKGNDRSYLPVVYTTIATATTTNKLWVRLADFVGVRELRGSNADERLVDLARLLKGLGTKFVILDDVQRLNTDRAAGAEVADNIKTFAENLDATMLFAGISLETAPLFSGENGEQWRKRTRAVNLANYVLSNEADHREWIELVASLERILPLPLHEEGLLESNADYLFHRTDGSIAALTDLVIDAATDAIDLGMEAITLKLLDSVAVDDVDLEAADVD from the coding sequence GTGGCATCGCCGACAACTAGAGACGAGTGGCGCGAGTACTGCATGTATGAGCCGACACCTGACTCGCAGCGCCCCCGTTTGACCATCGATGAAATCAAAGCCCTCAGTCCGTCAGCCCGTGACGTCTACAACGAGCGTCGTATCGACTACCTCAACGAGGAGCGGGTGTTTCCCACCCGCGACCTGAACCGAATCCTCAAGCACTCCCATCGGCTTCTGCGCAGGTCGCGGGTGGAGAAATGGGTTGCGCGCCCCGGGATTAGGGTCTCGGGCAAACCGAGAACCGGCAAAACCACCGACGTGATGGCTGCCGGCAAGCGCCTGGACGCTGAGCTTCGCCGAGCCAGCGGTAAAGGAAACGATCGGTCCTATCTTCCCGTTGTTTACACCACGATCGCAACCGCCACGACCACAAACAAACTTTGGGTCAGGCTCGCCGATTTTGTCGGTGTACGGGAGCTGCGGGGTAGCAACGCTGATGAGCGACTCGTGGACCTCGCACGACTATTGAAAGGCCTCGGAACGAAGTTCGTCATCCTCGATGACGTCCAGCGTCTGAACACCGACCGCGCCGCCGGCGCCGAAGTCGCAGACAACATTAAGACGTTCGCCGAGAATCTCGACGCCACGATGCTGTTCGCCGGCATCTCCTTGGAGACGGCGCCGCTGTTCAGCGGCGAGAACGGTGAGCAATGGCGCAAGCGAACACGGGCGGTCAACCTCGCCAACTATGTGCTGTCGAATGAGGCCGATCACAGAGAGTGGATCGAGCTGGTCGCCTCGCTCGAACGGATCTTGCCGCTGCCGCTGCACGAGGAAGGCCTGCTCGAGAGCAACGCCGACTATCTGTTTCACCGCACCGACGGCTCGATCGCGGCGCTCACCGACTTGGTCATCGACGCAGCCACTGACGCCATCGACCTCGGGATGGAGGCCATCACGCTCAAGCTTCTCGACTCGGTAGCCGTCGACGATGTGGACCTGGAAGCCGCCGATGTCGACTAG
- the drmC gene encoding DISARM system phospholipase D-like protein DrmC yields the protein MSNDPLGRLGEYLTATEAEGLAVLLDAGEHTTHALASVSAARRERVAELLKAAGIGHASPELSVAVLHGIAGAKSAHRDLIPVWTMPGNEATVGHLTNQFHDVVAAARTSVTCATYNFSPSSNMWDSLKAASEEPEVAVCVYVDGDKGDPVKVKARLPRATVYRSATLPNGKPIVSHTKFIIVDHEIVLLTSANFSYNAENRNVEFGLLIHDSGLAASVESTMASKRGSLYELA from the coding sequence ATGTCCAATGACCCGCTGGGCCGGCTGGGGGAGTACCTCACCGCCACCGAGGCCGAGGGGTTAGCGGTACTGCTCGACGCGGGGGAACACACCACCCACGCGTTGGCGTCGGTGAGCGCCGCCCGGCGTGAACGGGTCGCAGAACTGTTGAAAGCGGCCGGCATTGGGCATGCTTCGCCGGAGTTGTCGGTTGCGGTCTTGCACGGTATCGCGGGCGCGAAATCGGCGCACCGCGACCTGATCCCGGTGTGGACGATGCCGGGCAACGAGGCCACGGTCGGTCACCTGACCAACCAGTTTCACGACGTGGTCGCCGCCGCCCGCACCTCCGTCACATGCGCGACCTACAACTTTTCGCCGTCCTCGAACATGTGGGATTCACTCAAGGCGGCGTCCGAGGAGCCTGAAGTCGCCGTCTGCGTGTACGTGGACGGAGATAAAGGCGACCCGGTCAAGGTGAAGGCGCGGCTGCCGCGGGCAACGGTGTATCGGTCAGCCACCCTGCCCAATGGCAAGCCGATCGTCAGTCACACCAAGTTCATCATCGTCGATCACGAGATCGTGCTGCTCACCAGCGCGAACTTCTCGTACAACGCGGAGAACCGCAACGTCGAATTCGGGCTGCTGATTCACGACAGCGGTCTTGCCGCATCGGTCGAATCGACGATGGCGAGCAAGCGGGGGAGTTTGTATGAGCTGGCGTAG